The genomic interval tatttcataaacCTAAACTCACCTGTATTTGTTCCTCATCCAGCAATTGGAATGATCCATGCCCTTCACAACAAAAGATTGGGTAGGATTTTCTTTGCCTCTTTGTAAATGTGTGTggaatttgtttgttttgattacTCTACTTCCTCAGACCAGCCATTAAGGAAGAAGGAAATTCTCTTTGCCTTCTACTTGAATTTCCCATCTCTGATTCATTAAATTCAAGAGAGACCATGCTGCTTCCTGCCTGGCTGTTGTCTAAGGAGGGAGAAGTTTCTTTTCTCATGCTGCCTCCTGCTGTGGACAAACTCATCACTCACAGTAACGTGACAGAACTAAGGACACTGAAGCACTGGCCTTCTGGACGCAGCAGACTTGGCTCATTTTTAGGCTCTGGGTATTGTGAAATGTTTACCTGTGTATTTGATACATACAAAATCAACCAAGTTCTGCCAGATCCTTCAGACTGGTCTGGCAACTTGGAACTCCTATTATTCTTTTCCCTGACCATATCCATTCCAGACAAAGGGGTCTCTTAGCCTCCTGTGACAGTACTTGAGTTCTTGCACATCTCTTGTGTCATTGCTATTTTTGAAGGGTATAATTCAAGCATTGTGTGAAGTACCTTCATGTATCGTGATAAAGCAAGCAATGATGCTAAATATGACtgagagaaggaggaagaaaggagaaaaatggtatGAAAAACCCAAGGGGAACAATACCCAGTGTGCTAAGGCATCAGAGCTTTCAACATCTCTAACTGTGTAGTTGCCTCGATTCTCACATTCTTGGCATAAAATAGCTTCAAATCTTCCAGCTCCTACCCAGTAAGAGGAAAGGCCTTAAACATTTCAGTTTTGGCAGGTCTGCTTTATTCATAAATCCAACAGCAGCATACGGAATGTAATTTCTTAAGTCCCCATTCTTGACAAGGGTGGGAAAGACTATTTGGACACGGTGATGTGCAAAGTTTCATCATATTGCACTCAAACTGCCTTTGTCCAAACATTTTTAGAAAGATTTCTTAACAAGGGACTAATAACTGGGCTCTGAATTTTTGTTACtagcaaaacccaaaccagtgcTTTACACAAATGGGCCACTCCTGTaagcaatgaaaaaaatgaaaatcatgCATGTACTTAATATTCTAGAAATAAATTGTCACCAAggtcaaataaaagaaaacccaTTCATTCTTCAGTACTTTGCTCTCTATAGTTAAGCTGGCCATCTTACACACTGAAATAAAGCCTCCCATATACAAATATTACTTGACTAATTCCCCAGTGCAGTAGAACTTAACCATTGTTTGAATATGAAGCTGATGTTTACAAAGAGAAATTTCAGCTACTGAAACTCACGATTTCCTGTCACTACAGTGAACGAGGAACACGTTTTTAGCAGTCTTATGCCTGTTCAAGATTTTGAACTTCTGGGACAGCAGCTCAGTTCAGGTATTTGACTTCTGATAGGGAAATGACAAACCATGTTACTACCTAAACTCTTAACAGACATGAAAAAATTGGATGCTCAAGGGAATTTCATCTTCCTCTGGAGAGAAGAGCTGTACTGCATGTTGTTACTGATATACAACATTAACTTTGTCTTACTGTATTTCCATGCAAGCTGTAGCCTTAACCCTCATGCAGACTCCATCACTCTTAAATGAGGCTCAAGatcttaatttctttctgaCATTGAGAAATTATTCATTTTATAGCAGAATTACACCTACTgatacaaaaaaccaaacatgttGACTCTGAAATATGAACTTATACACATGCTACAACTCAAAAGCATAGTGGCTTAACAGAGCTCACCTAAACCTGAATATTTActcatttaaataattaaatctcTCCCAGGCAGAATGTTTCCTTCATGGTAATAGGCCTAATTTAAGTATCTACTGTTTCATTTAAAGACTACCTCTAACTGTGTAAAAAGCACTGTTTCATTTTAACCTACTGGGACTACAAAAACCAGCTTGCATTAGGCACAAGCTGTCTCTTCTGAACAAGGTGTACCTTTTAAGGTTTAACTCAAGGAACTGCATTGCTAGAAATATGCACATCAACAGCTACTGATCAAATGCATGGGTATATCAGCTTTGGTTAATAAGTAATCAGCATTTCATTAAAGGTGCAGGCAAAACCCTTCTCACCTTACACTGTCTCCTGGGTTTCCGTTACACATTTGAAGACATTTAATTACTTGTATTCAAAAACTCTGGAATGTTCCCTGCTTAGCTGTCTTCACAGTAACAGTACCTTCTAAGAACTTAAACCTCACTTACAGCAGAAGCTGCCCAGGAAGGTGTTCTGAACCAAAACTAGCTTGCGTTTACTGGACCTCATCACCAGGATTTCTTGTAGCAAGGGTAACCAGACCTGGGTGGAAAATGAGGAGCACTTAGCCTGAAACTGCAACAGAATCATGCTTTCGGTTCCTAAAGACATCCAATCAATAGAACAGCATATTTTAGCAGGAGGGTTGAGCAATATTTGCCTAGATACAGCAGACAAGCAACAGAAAAATAGATTCTAAACTACCCATTAATAGTGGCCTCAAAACTCATGTTAATTTATGCCTTTTGAACTACAGAGGTGTAAGGGGACAGAAGTATGAAAGCTGACAGTAGCAGTTGTATAGAGAAGATTTTGGGGGGCGATTATCAGCATTATTATAATATTTGCTACATCCCTGTAAAAGCACTCAAGTTACCTTCCCAGCTAGCCACCAACAAAACGTGTGACTCTCCTACTGGAAGCCATGTTGGTTTTGACATGTAGATACAACTATGAAACAGACATGCATGCTTTTCAGGCAGTTTGAATTTGTTTTATTACAATTTTTTAACTGTTAGTATTTTCATATCTGGACATCTTAAAAGGAATTTTAGATTTACAACTTCAAAAGACATTACAGAATTATGTAAGCCCCGATGACAGCTACTCTACTGCACTGTATACAATTTGGTTGCCTCCCTTCTGTGTCCCGCTCTCCACAGCTCCAAACAAGTGAAAATCTGAGACTGGTGTTCATATTcaagctgcaggaaagctcaGTATATGGAAAAAGAATAAGTGATAATTTGCATTCAACTATTTCAGGAATCAAGAAGAGCATACACAGAACTATACATTTTATCATTTTATTAGGAATAATTCCAAGTGGGTTATGAAGAAACTAATCCATTGAGTTTGATGAATTTTCCAAAATTTCCTTATGAAGATATGTTCACCAACAAACAGTAAAACTTCAGCAGAACTATTATACACTGGGCAAAAATAGTCAGGCTGATACCAAAAAGCAACAtgcaacataaaaaaaaagatacaataTAAAGGAAGACAATCTGCTGAATATTAAAAACAACCTCAACATGAGCTCTTCGCAACCAGCACAGAACTATTCTACCCATCAAATCCAATTCACACAAAGGCAAGTTGGGCTAACAGAACCCAAGGATTAATAAAATGTTCCTCAGTGCAGTAGATTTGTATAGTGTTTTAGAGTATTTCCTTGGCTTGGAACAAGCAGTATTAGGAAATCTTTTTGGCAAGGGAGAGAAATAAATACATACGGAATGCTACATTTTTAAATCAGCAGACTGTCTGAGGAATGAAACAGGGCATCAGTAAACTAAGAGtagcagggagaaaaaaaattaaaacattaatttaTTGGGGCTCAAAGAGTATTCAAAACAGATCTTAAAGATGTCACAATAACTATACTCAGGCATTTAGGCTAACAAGGGGAATAAAATCAGAAGATACACTTTTTCCAAGTTAAGGAGATTTTTTACCCAAGCATATTGCTACCTTTGCAACATGTAGCTCGGTAAACAATAATTGGCAACGAAATAAGTTGAAACGCTGTAATATCCTGCCCAAATATCAGTTCCAGATACTGTAATAACCAAGATGCAAACTAATTTTGTTGTAACAAGCCTAGACCACTTATATCAAACATGTCCCTGGTGAAAGAGTCATCCAGTTGGAATTAGCGTTTTGAGAGTTCATTTGACAGCCAGTCAAGTCCCTCATACAGACCAGTTCCTTGTGTAGCACAGGTAGCCTGGACATACCACTGTTAACGCAGAACACAAAAATTAAACTTAAATACTGACAAAATGCAAGCTAAGTTATGACAGTATGTGAGACTCTTTAGTGTTGTTATAACTGTGTTAGTGCTGTAATAGTGTTCTTTCAGTACTGTTTTGTGCTGTAAGTAGAGTCAAGATTGAACAAACggtattttttaaagttctgaGAAATACATATAGGGTAGAGGAGGTTCAGACATTATCCAGAAACTCAAGTGTTGGCCTACTAAAGGCTACAACACAGTTTAAGGCACCAAGAAACAAATACAGAACTTGTATTTGGTTTACATGCTGAAAACTACTTCTTGTCTCTGGAAGACTGCTCTTCAGGAGGTGGACATGGAATTATCTAAATGAATGGACCTCTGAAACAGCTTCTATGGACAGGATCTTAGTGTGTCAATACAAACACTGAGACTACAAAAGGTGGGATGGTTTATGTGAAGCAAACCTGCATCTCTAAAGCTTGAGCAGATGGAATCGAATGCTTCAGAAGCTACCTAATTTCCTCCTGGAAGTGGGAATGCAGAATGCATTtgctctcccagaatattgtgaaaacagaaaagccCATCACATTCTTTTGTCAAACGCTGGATGTGTGTATTTCAGTGACTGACTGGAGTATTTGCATGTTttcagaaaaaggtaaaaaatgaaACATCTGTAACAGCTGCACGCACTGGATTATACTTCTAAATCCCTTATTTTGAACAAGGACCTGAATTATGCGTTATAAAGCTTAGCAGCAGTTATGTGCATCTTTCTACAGAAAGAGGTGAAAACTACCCTTTCCCTTAGAGAAAATTTATGTTTATGATATAaaatagaaagagaaaagagttCAGCAATCAGAAAGTTTAGCACTTACAGTTCTGTTACGCAGAGACTGAAGACCTAGTTTATCTGTCATTTCACTGATTGCCATGGCATTTGGCAGATCCTGTTTGTTTGCAAACAGAAGCAGCACTGCATCTCGCAGCTCATCCTCCTGAAGCTAACAGAAAATACAGGCATGTTATTAAATTACCTCAGTTAAGTATATCAGTTACTTCAACAAACactaaaaaaatctaaatactGATTAAAGGGTTGTAAACATCTTCACTCTGGCTCCTGAAGTCACTAATAAGTATTGAGTGAAATTTAACTAGTATACAACAGAACTCCTGCAATTAAGGAAACAATTTTCAATTTAGTAAGTTTAAATTTATGGGCACCCTGCTGATGAAACATTCTCTAGCACcaattttttctccccaaattctttttctgctgcatctaTCAAGGTTTCATGAATGAAAGGTTCTGACACATTATTAGTTCTCTACAGAGTTGAAATTACAACTCTGTGCACATGACCCAGAATTACCAGGTGAATACAATATGCACTGTACAAAGTCCCTAGAACTTTAAAATCCTAAATCTCTTAGGGAAACTGACAAACATCCAAAAATAGGACAAAGTCAGTCTAACAATGATACTTCAAGAAGATATTGATATTTACCAttttctgcagctcttctgctgcttcctggaTTCTCTCTCTGTCATTGCTGTCTACCACAAAAATGAGGCCCTGTAGAAAGTTTAGCAGATTTGAAAAAACCAATGCAAATGTGCAGCACTATTTTAAAACTCATATTGAATATTGTGATTGCTTACCTAAGAGAGGGGACAAATTTAACAGAAATTTCTGTTTAAACAATGCATGATGTGTGTCTGAACAACTACCTAAGTCTCAACTTCAAAATAAAGGtatgaaaaaaatgcagcaaaattaCATAAATGaactcttcccccctcccctttcaCTCATCATATTGAAAATCACAAGTGCTTCAACTCCTcatatttcactgaaaaaatcCACACCCTTAAAGGAATGTctgaatttgttttaaaaagtttgTACCAAACAGTATTTCTAATAGCATCTCTGTTATTCAAGTGTCCTTCTTACACAATTTACTCCTAACCTTTCAGTCTGAAAACCTTACTTTTATCATTCTCTTCAATGAAAGAGAAGTGTCTTTTAGAAGTATTCAGTAACAGGACAGTAATAAGGAACTGAAATTAAGTATTACTCTACTCACAACAATATGGTGCAAGGTCCCTTTTGTCAATCCAGACCTCACTATTTTTCTGCACCAATCATATGCATTGTGCTGCACACAAATATCATGGAAACAATTCTATAGTCAacacaaaaaaactccaaacaaacCCAGTCCAAAAGTTTTCTGACACTACTAAGCAATTTACGTCATTACTTGTGAACCAAAGGAATCACATTTATGTCCCAAAAACTGACTGTAGTCACATCAGTGTGAAGCTGATACTTTTTCATCAACTGTTAACAAGATCTTTTATCATATTTTAGACACTCAGCTTACTAAAGACACTGATACAGCATAGTAAAAGCCATGTATTTTAAGAGTTCCTCACAAGAAACCAGTTGCTCTGGCACATTACAGAACACAGGTAAATCCTAAAGGACTTGATTCTTGAGAGGCTACACTCACAACTAGGCTTGAAGCCTTTAGGGTAAACTAACTTCAACCAGAATAAAATCTGGGTACCCTCAGAAGTTGCAGGTTCTAGTGCAAAGcctttctgaaagaaagaaaacaactttCCATATATACTCTACAAAACACAATGAGGCTTTACAAAACAGGTCTTTAACTACTGCCATCTGAGAACTCTTACCTGTGTGTTTTGGAAATAATGCCTCCAAAGAGGTCTAATTTTATCTTGACCACCAACATCCCAAACTGTGAAACAAATGTTTTTATATTCTACCGTCTCCACATTAAAACCTAAAAATGAAGGAGTTTAGTAATTAGAATATTTAATTCTGGTGTTAAAACATAATTCTAACCATGTTAAAGATAGATACTTCATAAGTTACACTTCTCCCAAGTATGTATAAAATGGCTTCTCAATACTGAATTGGTGGATCAGGAAGAAAATTGactgaagggagaaaaaataataatcactTAAATCCAAGTCCAAGTGGCTGAGCAAATCTTCCAGCCACAAACTGTGAGTGTTTGGGGGAAATGGTGTTTGGGGGAAGAGGTGCTACTGATCTGGTTCCTATCCTCCTGCTCATCTGCTACTGGCCAGAGTCAGACAACAGATTCTGGTCAGGATGTCTCTTTGGTCTGACACAGTTATGTTACGGCAGTACCAGACAGTTCATGTTTGTCTTGATCCTTATTCTAACAGCAAAGATAGGAAGTCCCTGTACCCTTCAGAAGCCTGTCAGGTTTAGAATAACAATAAAGATGTAAGAACTGGTGATCTTACCAATAGTGGGAATTGTGGTGACAATTTCTCCTAGTTTCAGTTTATAAAGAATGGTTGTCTTACCAGCAGCATCCAAACCAActagaaggaagagaaaaattgaTTTAGTTCACAAACTGAACTACAATCTGCTAATTTAAAAACATGCCATTGTACATGCAGAGTactaggggtttttttactaaaaacagctttttaaaCACCCTTAACTAATTGCTGATAAACTACTACTATGTTTTTCCCCACCTCCTCTACCCAGCACTGAGAGAGAACAAGCCATGAAGAAAACAAGCTCAGTAAGACACTTCCATTCACAACCTAAGGACTCACAAGTTTCTAGTCATCTTTCTTAGTATTTGTGTTAACTAAGCTTTAGCATTCGCTTTGGAAGTTTCTTCTGTCTAAATCAGGAAGATTTTAAAAGCCTAGCAGTAATCTACAAGCAGCACACAATTTCTAACTGATCACACATTTGTTACTTCACTAAGCTCGGGAAGGCCTCACTTACTCAA from Aphelocoma coerulescens isolate FSJ_1873_10779 chromosome 12, UR_Acoe_1.0, whole genome shotgun sequence carries:
- the ARF4 gene encoding ADP-ribosylation factor 4; translated protein: MGLTISSLFSRLFGKKQMRILMVGLDAAGKTTILYKLKLGEIVTTIPTIGFNVETVEYKNICFTVWDVGGQDKIRPLWRHYFQNTQGLIFVVDSNDRERIQEAAEELQKMLQEDELRDAVLLLFANKQDLPNAMAISEMTDKLGLQSLRNRTWYVQATCATQGTGLYEGLDWLSNELSKR